Sequence from the Methanobacterium alkalithermotolerans genome:
CCCATAGCTATTTCTTCCAGGCCCTTTCTCATATTTTTAGACTTTTCCATTGCAGCAGTGGTTTTATCTTGATTATTTCTAGATTTTTTTGTTTCTGATTTAGTAAATACTTCCAAATATTCCGTATTGTACCATAAATCAGAATCATTCATTTTAGCCCAACCCTGCTTTTTCTCTACTTTTACCGCAGATACTTCACCTGATGTTCCGGTTCCAGTATAACGAACCATAGAACCAATTGTTACGACTTTACCCCTTAAATCCCTAACTTCCATAGAAATTACCCCCTAATCCACATCCACATCAATGGATATGGAGGAGGAATCCTCACTTGATTTATCTTCAGATTCCATATCATCCATACTCACAGTCAATATAAGATAATCTCCTAATTTATCCAGTTCATCAACAGAAACCAGGTAATTTTGAGATTTGAATGACATATCCCCTTTGGAAATATTTATAGAATCAATTGAACCTTTTAAAGGATCAATAACCATATCTGAAATTTTACCAATCTCAAATCCATTTTTATCCAGCACTTTCTTACCTAAAAATTCACTAACTTTCATTTAAACACCAGTTTTTACTTGAAGACATGAAAATTTTATGTTTAAAATCATTTATATTATTTTATATTTAATTGTAGAAATTTAAATCCCGCATATATAGAATACAAATGTATTTCCAAAAAAACTGATTTATAATTAAATTAGCCTATTTGAAAATCTTTATTTTAGTGTAGATATAAACTAGTTATTACATGAAAACCTCAATTAGAATACTGAAAGTATTTGGAATACCTATAGAACTGGATATTTCTTTTTTACTTTTAATTATATTTATCTATGTTCTAGCATTTTTCAATATAATACCTCTCCAATTGGCAATTTTAATTACCCTGGTTTTTGCAACGGTGGTCATCCATGAATTATCCCATTCCTATGTTGCGCAAAAATATGGAGTGGAAATTAAAAAGATAGTGTTACTCCCTATTGGTGGAGTAGCACAGATGAGTGAAGTACCCAAAAAGCCCCGTCAGGAATTATTTATATCCCTGGCAGGTCCTTTAACTAATGTGATAATTGCAATAATATTATACCTCACATATCAATTCACTCTGACTTTACTACCGGGATTTATAAGTAATTTTATATTAGAATTCATGCTGGTAAACGTAGTCCTGGCGGTTTTTAATTTAATACCTGCATTTCCAATGGACGGCGGAAGGGTTTTAAGAGCTATTCTTGCAGAAAGAATGGATTATCTTAGAGCTACTGAAATATCTGTAAGTATTGGAAAAATATTTGCAGTTATAATGGCTGTAGCTGGTATTTTTGTAAATTTCTTCCTGATATTGATTGCACTTTTTATTTATATCGGTGCAGACCAGGAATATAAGTCCACCATAGTTTCCTCTCTTTTAAAGGGGATGCTGGTGGAAAATATTATGACCACCGAAGTAAAAACTCTGGACCCTCACATCACCATAGAAGAAGCTTTGAATAAAATATTCGAGTATAAACATATGGGCTACCCTGTTATAGAAGACCAGAAACTGGTAGGCATTGTGACCTTCCAGGATTTATCCCAGTCAAAATATAATAAAAATTCCATGATCCGAGAGGTTATGACTGAAGATATTATAACTGTATCCCCCCATGAAGAGGTTATATCTGCCCTGGAAAAACTTAATAAAAATAATCTGGGGCGTTTGCCTGTAGTGGAGGAAAATCGTTTAACTGGAATCGTGTCTAAAACGGATATATTAAAGGTCTTGAATTTGATGAGAAACAAAGTTCAATAAAGTTTTAATGATTTTTAGAGTTATATTCAGGAGAACATGTCATGGAAGACGCCTGTAGATTAATAATTGATAATATACTTCAAAAAAAAATTGTTTCAAAAGAAGATCTGGAAAAGGCTAAACGTCAACTTTGCCGGGATTTCAACCTGGAAAAGTTCATGAGCAATTCTTTAATCCTGGAACATTCGACTCCAGAAGAAAGAGAAAAAATAATCCCTATTTTGAAGAAAAAACCCACCCGTACTATTTCTGGTGTGGCCATTGTGGCAGTCATGTGCCAGCCACAGAAGTGCCATCATGGTAGATGCCTTTATTGTCCTGAAAGTGAAAAAGCACCGCCTAGTTACACCGGGGAAGAGCCTGCAGCCCTCAGAGCCAGGATGTATAACTTTGACCCTTATCTGCAGGTATATAACCGCTTGAGCCAGCTGCACAGTATCGGACACCCGCTGGATAAAGTGGAACTAATTATTATGGGAGGAACTTTCCCTTCCCACTTTTTATGTTATCAGGAATGGTTTGTATCCAAATGTTTGCAGGCCATGGTTGATTTTGGGGAGAAAATATTCGTGAAAAATGCTGAAAATAAAGATCCCCTCCCTTCAATCAAAATCCCCCATTATGGTGATTATGATTATGTGCTACTAAAAGATGCTCAAGAAGCCAATGAAAATTGTCCCGTCCGTTGCGTGGGAATTACCTTTGAAACCCGACCAGACTATTGCCGGAAGGAAGATGTGGATCGTATGTTATCCCTGGGTGTTACCCGGGTGGAATTAGGAGTGCAAACCCTGTACAATTTTATTTACCAAAGAGTAAAAAGAGGGCACAATATTCAGGATGTTATCGATTCTAATAGAATTTTGAGAGATTCTGGAATAAAAGTAGCCATGCATCTCATGCCCGGGCTTTTTTCTGATTTTGAACGTGACCTGCGTATTTTCAGAAGATTATTTAATGATCCTGATTTTAAGCCAGATATGTTGAAAATTTACCCTTGTCTGGTTACCCAGGGAAGTTTGTTGTATGATATGTGGAAAAAAGGAGATTATGAACCATATACCAGTCAGGAAGCAGTGGATTTAATTGTGGAAATAAAAAAGATTCTTCCTAAATGGGTAAGGACCATGCGTATACAACGGGACATACCATCCAACCTCATAGAAGCAGGAGTAAAAAAGTCTAACCTGGGGGAGCTGGTTTATGATAGATTAAACCAGGAACAAGTACAGTGCCAGTGCATTAGATGCCGTGAAGTGGGACATAAATCATTAAATGGATTAAAATCACTTGAAAAAAAAATGAGACTTACTGAAGAAAGATATGAAGCTGCAGGTGGGCAGGAAATATTTTTGTCATTTGAAGACCCCTCCTGTGATATTTTAGCCGGATTCCTGCGCCTTAGAATACCTTCAAATCATGCCCATCGTAGAGAAATTACAGATAAAACTGCTCTTGTGAGGGAGCTGCATGTTTATGGTCCTTTAATACCTCTGGGGAAAAAGGAAAGTGAAGTGGGTCAGCACAGAGGATATGGAGAAGAACTTTTAGCCCGGGCAGAAGAAATAGCGGTTTCTGAATTTGATAAGGATAAAATTTTGATTACCAGTGGAATAGGGGTGCGTGACTATTACCGCAAATTCGGATATTATAAGGAAGGGCCCTATATGGCTAAAAAATTTTAGTTAAGTCTTTAATATCTGGAAAATTCAGGGCAAATAGTTCAATTAAAAATTAAAGGGGATGAATATGTTGAAAAAATTAAAACCTGTAGAAAAATTGGCTAAAATGATTGATCATACTAATGTGAAGGCTGATGCAACTGAAGAAGATATCAGAAAACTTTGTAGTGAAACCATAGAATATGGTTTTGATTGTGCAGTAGTAACCCCCACTAATGTATCATTAGCTTATGAAATCCTGAAAAATACTCCAGTTAAAGTTTGTTCAGTTATAGGTTTTCCTGCCGGAGTTAATACTCCATCTACTAAGGCTTTTGAAGCTATAGAGGCTATTGAAAATGGTGCAGAAGAAATAGACATGGTGATGAATATAGGGGCTATTAAGTCACATAGAGAAGATAAATTACTGGAAGATATAAAATCTGTGGTGGATGCTGCCCAGGGAAAAGTAGTAAAGGTTATTTTTGAAACAGCATATCTGACTGATGCAGAAAAAATAAGAGCCTGCGTAATTAGCAAAAAAGCAGGAGTCGACTATGTTAAAACCTCAACTGCTTATGGTGGTCTTTCTGGAGCCACCATAGAAGATGTGACTTTGATGAAAAATAATATCAGCCCCCCCATGAAAATAAAAGCAGCTGGAGGTATAAGGAATTTGGAAGCAGCCCAGGCCATGATTGAAGCAGGTGCCAGTAAACTGGGTACATCCAGTGGAGTAAAAATCATAAAAGAAATGATGGAACTCCAAAAAAAATCATAGTTTGGTGATAAAAATGAGAATTCAAATTGAACTGGAAGGTAAGGGAAAGGCAATAGCTCAATTAGATGAAAGAAATCCAGAAACTGCCACTAAAATATTTGAAAGCCTTCCTATGGAAGGAAGAGCACTTCTCTGGCTGGAAGAAATATATTTTGATATTCCCCTTACCCTGGATTATGAAAATCCATCTAAGACTGCAGAACCAGGAGATATTTCTTACTGGCCTCCAGGTTTTGCTTTTTGCATATTTTTTGGTTCTACCCAACCCTATTCTGAAGTTAATCATATAGGGAAAGTGGTTGAAAATCTGGAATTATTATTCGAAGTCCGTGAAGGAGATAGAATAATATTAAAACCCTTAAAATGAGTTAAATCCTAAAATTGAAATATTAATCCACATGTAAATTTAATAAAAGATCACATGATAAATAGATTATTATTTTAATAATCCACCGGATTTATGTGCTGATAGAGGGTGTCTCTTTGAGCAGGTATCCTATCCAAATCTTTAATTATTCGTATTAATTCTTCAGGATCTGTTCTTTCACCATACGAAGCTCCTGCAGATTTAGAAATATTTTCTTCCCCCAGTGTGCCACCCATATCATTGGCCCCAGCCATCAGACATATCTGCGAAAATTTAAATCCCAATTTAACCCATGAAACCTGGATATTTTTTATTGATTCGTGAAACATCAACCGGGCCACAGCATAAAGCTTTAAGTCCTGGGCACCTGTACTTCCTGGTCTGGCTAACCCCTGTTGATAAATAGGGGCTTTTTGATGCATGAAAGTTAGTGGAACAAATTCTGTAAAACCATGGGTTCTGTTTTGAATATCCCTTAATATGCTCAAGTGTTCCACCCGGTGCTCCAGACTTTCCACATGACCATACATCATGGTGGAAGTGGTGGGAACTCCTAACTTATGTGCCGTTTCAATTACTTCTATCCACTCGGATGTATTTAGTTTTCCCGGGCAGATTACTTTTCGTACATCATCATTTAGAATCTCTGCTGCAGTTCCGGGCATTGATCCTAAACCTGCTTCTTTTAATATTTTTAAAGTTTCATCAATACTAAGTCCAGATTTTTGGGAGCCATAATAAATCTCCATAGGAGAAAAGGCATGCAAGTGAACATCTCCCAGTTCATTTTTAACACTTTTTAGAATGTTTTCATAAAAATAAGCATCAACATCAGGATGCAGTCCACCCTGAATGCATATCTCCCTGGCACCTGCTTCAACTGCTTTTTTTGCTCTTTTTACCATATCCGGAACTTTCAAAAAATAAGATTGCTGGTGGTTTTGGTCTGTTTTAAAGGCGCAAAACCCACATGTTCCAGAACATATATTGGTGAAGTTAATATTCCAATTTTTAATAAAAGTTACCTCATCTCCAACCAATTGCTGCCTTATAATATCTGCCGTGATTAATAAAGCATTATAATCATTTCCTGTGACATTTAAAAGGTATAATGCATCTTCTGAAGAAATAGGGCCTTTTAATGCTCGTTCTAAAATTTGCTCAGTACGGGGTTTAATATTCAGCTTACCCAACATGAGAATTGATATCTGGTTCTATATCTTTAAAAGTTTTGGTTTGATGAAGATATCTATTGCCCATACATTAAGTTGAGAATTATGCTTTCAGACTCAATAATTACCGATAAATTTAAATATATTAGAGTCCTAGGTAAATTTGGAGGTGAAATTATGGCCGAATTACCTATTGCACCAGTAGGCAGAATCATAAAAAATGCCGGTGCACAAAGAATCAGCGACGATGCAAAGGAGGCTTTAGCAAAAGCTCTGGAAGAGAAAGGTGAAGAAATCTCCCGGAAAGCTGTCGAACTTGCAAAACACGCTGGAAGAAAAACTGTCAAGGCTAGCGACATTGAAATGGCCGCTAAACAATAATTTTAGCGCCTATTTCAATTTTTTTTAATTTTACTCTTTTTATTTTTTAAAAAAATGTATTTTTATTAATATGATTCTTTGGATTTGTTTTTATACCCCTAAAGAACCCCTTCATTTTCAGATTTTATTTTCATTATATGAATGATGATTTATTTATCCTAAAATCCAAAAATTGAAGTACTTTCCTATTAAATTAAGATTTAATAGACATATTTATTTATATATCTATTTTAAATTAATACGACCTTAAAGGAGAATATTTATGAGCAATATAGAAAATTTAAAAGAAGCATTCTCAGGAGAATCTCAAGCAAACCGAAAGTATCTGGCTTTTGCTAAAAAAGCAGACCAGGAAGGATATCCTCATATCGCACGGCTTTTTAGAGCAGCTGCTGCAGCAGAAACCGTGCATGCCCATAACCATTTAGATGCAATGGGTGGTATTAAAAGCACTGAAGAAAACCTGAAAACTGCAATTGAAGGTGAAATTGCAGAATTTGAAGAAATGTATCCTGATTTTATTGAAGAAGCTAAAGAAGAAGGGAATAAACAGGCTGAGTGGACTTTTGATGTAGCCAACCAGGTGGAAAAAATTCATGCCCAGCTCTATCAAAAAGCTCTGGAAAATATAGAATCAAAGGTAATGGTTGATTACTATGTTTGCAACTGGTGCGGGAATACAGTAGAAGAAAAACCACCGGAAAAATGCCCCATCTGCAATGCCCCTGTTGAAGAATTTTTAAAAGTAGATTAATTCATTAATAATTAAAATTTTTCTTATTTTTTCTTACTGTTTTGTTATTTTTTAGGATTAAGAGAATAATGATATAACCATCAGCAATACTCACCCCCCAACTCCTCATTATAAATCAATAACAATACAACCCTGCATAATATTTATATTACGGATTATTAAATTGTAGAAGTAGTACTATCTATTTATTTTGGTTGCAGTATTCTGTAAATAAAGTTATAGTTAGATTTGATGGAAAATTAGTCATCTTTTTTAATTCATATAAAATTTAAAATAAATTAAATTATATCTAAATAAATATTTTTAAAGAGTCCTGGTTTTCTAGGAAAAAATTTCTAACATTATTAAAGGTATTAATAGATTTAATAATAAATTAGTATAAAATAAAAGATTTAATCCATTTGAGGGAAAAGGTTATATAGGAATACAGCTATAACCTAGATGGACGCCCTTTAGGGCCGGTGGTCTAGGGGTATGATACCTCCCTGACACGGAGGTGATCACGAGTTCGAATCTCGTCCGGCCCATTGCCGTGGTAGTTCAGTTGGGAGAACGCCAGACTGAAGATCTGGATGTCGCTGGTTCAAGTCCGGCCCACGGCATTTAATATAGGTTTTATTTTAAAAATAAATTTAAATTATATAAATTCAATTTTATAATAAGATTAATAGATGCTTTTGTAGTGGTATGTTAAATCATAAGTACTTATTTTAAACTAATCTTAGATATGAATCATTATCTATTTATTATCCATTATTTGAAGCCTTTAAATAGGTACTGGTAGAATCACTGATTTCTAAATGGATAAATTCCCCTATTTTTGCATTTTTCACCACTACAGGCATGTAAGAATTAGTTCTACCGATAAAACCGCCCTTTTTTCCTTTTTCTACTATTAAAACTTCCTGAATGGTTCCAATGTATTTAAGGTTATCCTGATTGGTAATTTCAGTTTTAATTTTTTCAATCATTTTAGAACGTTTTTTAAGTTCTTTGAATTCAATTTCATCTAGATTAGATGATTCAGCTAAATATCTGTGTTTGTATTTAGATAAATGGACGAAATTGGGTTTAATCTCTTTTAAGAAGTCGCAGGTATGTTGAAATGCCTTTTCATCTTCTGTAGGATAAGCCACGATAATATCTGTAGCCAGGGTTATTTCCGGTATTTCCCTTCTAAATTTATTAATAATATCTTTATATTCATTTACTGTGTGGCAACGGTTCATATCTTCCAGAACCTGATTACTACCGCTTTGGATAGGGATGTGAATAAATTTGTAAACCTTGTTCGATTTAAATGAATCTATCAAGCCTTCTACATCATCCATCATGCTTTTAGGATGCATCATGCCAATCCTGAGACGGAAATTACCATCCAGAGCAGTTATTTCATTTATTAAATCTGAAAGTTTTTCACCAGTATCTTTCCCATAAGCTGCTGTATCCTGAGCAGTTAATTGAATCTCCACACATCCTTCCTGGATTGCTTGACGGGCTTCTTCCACAATTAATTTACTGGGATAACTCTGTAATCCTCCCCGGGCAAAACGGGTGCAGCAGTAAGTGCACTTACCCATACATCCTTCACAGATCTGGATAATATGAATCATAGGATTGGAACGAATTTTTGGGAGTCCTGCTTTACATCCAGACGATATTCCAGTAAGATGATCATTTTTACCATCAAGAACTGATTTAACCAGTTGAGTTATTTTTTGAATTTGATGGGGGCCTATCCATCCTGCTTCAGGTGCAATTCGGGATAATTTATCTGGTTCAATTTCCACCATGCACCCCCCTACAATTAACTTTTTTTCTGGAAAATCTTTTTGAATCTTCTTTATGCGGTTTATAACTTTGTGTTCTGTGGGATGTTTCACATAACAGGTGTTTATAATAATCACCTGAGCATCTTCCACATTAGAAACCACATTTATATTTTCTGTAGACAGAATTCCGGCCATGATTTGGGAATCAGCCTGATTAAAAGTACATCCAAATGTTTCAATGTAAACTTTCATTTTATCCTCAATTTGACGTTTATTATCTTAAGTTACCTTCCATACTCTAAATAAGGTAGTAAATTAAATACAATGGTAAAAATACCGATATTTATCATTAATAATAGAGGGTTCTCTAAAAAATTAGATAAAAAGTAACCTGAATCTCTGATTTTTAGAAATTCAGGAAAAAAATGAGAATGATGAAATATCTTATCCGGTTATATTACCAGCCATATTCACCTATGAGTGGTACAAATGCCACTCCACCTAAATTCTTAGATTTAAATTTGTTTTCGCCAATTTTATCAATGATTATTAACTCCTGATTATAGTTAGAGGACCCCACCGGGATTATAAGTTTTCCACCTATCTCTAGCTGATTTTTTAGACTCTCAGGTATATCCGGAGCACCGGCGGTAACATATATCCTGGAAAAGGGAGCATGTGCTGGTAAACCCTTAGTACCATCCCCCACTATAACTGTAACTCTTTTATCATATCCAGTAAGCTTTAAATTTTTTTTAGCTACTTCCGCCAGGGAACTGATCCTTTCTATACTATATAAATGGCCTTCTTCGCCAATTATCTCTGCCACAATAGCGGCATTATATCCAAATCCGGTACCTATCTCCAAAACATTCATTCCCTTCTTTAAATCAAGTTTTTCAGAAATGATGGCTACCATATGAGGGGCAGATATGGTTTGACCCTCACCAATAGGTAAGGGCTGATCTAAATAAGCTCGTGATTGGAATTCCTCTGGTAAAAATTCCTCCCGGGGGACAGTTTCCATGGCTTTTTTGACTGATGGTGAGCGGATAATCCCGTAACTTTCTAATCGAGCCACCAATTCTTTCCTTGGTAAAGACAATTCTGATTTCATATAATCCCTTAAAATGTAAGTGATTGAATCTTAGCTTTCTAAAGTGGAAGATTTGACTATTTTGCTGGTCAAATCCTGATTGAATGTGTTAGATTTAAAAGGTCTCCCATAAATTCTTTTAATTATTCCTGCATTTGCAGAACCTTTTCTCATCTTCCGATCCATGGTTTTTAATGATTTAATTTTAAATATGGTATTTTCTATTTTCACTAGATCTCCTATATTAAATATAAAATCCCGTTCTACTTCCACTTTATAAGATGATATTCTTCCATGAAAATCAACTGAAATTCCAACCCGGGCCAGAGTATCGAGAGAAGATCCCCATATAGTATCTAAATCACTTACAATACTTTTTGAAACTCTTGAACCTTTTTTAGTCTCCAGTGAAGTAATTTCAACCCTGATTTCACCTAAGGGAAGCACATCCCCTACCTTTAATAATTCATCAGGATAAACTTCCACAAAGTCTTTATATGATTTTTCATGTTCACTGACAATAATGCGGAATTTAATAGGTTTATTATGACTTAATTCATTTCTATAAACCGTCTGACACTCTTTGCATTTTAAAAGTAGTTTCTCAATAAATTTGGATTTAGATGTCTCTTTTTTAGATTTTAATACTTCATAAGAATCAGATCCACATATGGGACATTTCATTTTATATTACTCCCTATAAATCAATTGAGTAGTGTATCGTAGATTTATCTATAATAGATATATTTATCTTCAATTTATAAAAATATTTAATAAAATTATGGTTTTTTTTGTAGAAAATGATCCACTAACCCCCCATTTTGAAGAATTTCCAGCATGAATTTTTTAAAGGGTTCTATTTGAAAAGTTTTATTGGTAGTTAAATTTAGAATTTCACCTTTTTCCAGGTCAATTTGTATTTTTTCCCCTTCACGTACTTCAATATCTGCAACAATTACAGGAAGCCCAATATTAATAGCATTCCGGTAGAAAATTCTTGCAAAGGACCGGGCGATTATAGCAGAAACACCTGCATGTTTTAATGCCACTGGAGCCTGTTCCCTGGAAGATCCACATCCGAAATTCCATTCAGCAACTATTATGTCACCTTTATCCACTTTATCTGCAAATTCATCCCTTACTCCTTCCATGACATGTGATGCTAGATCATCCAGACTAAAAGTTCTTAAATAACGGCCAGGGATTATAACATCCGTATCGATGTTATCTCCAAATTTCCATACTTTTCCAGTAATTGGTTCTATCATAAAATTGCTCCTTAAGTAGTGACTAGTAAAAAATTTATAAGTAGAATTAGTATGTGAAAATAGTAACTTACTTCCAATTTTTTTTTAAAGATTGTAATGTTAAGTGGTCAATGATTTTTAATTCTGAAAAGTTAAGAATAAATATGATTTATTTAACTTTACTTAAATAATCTTAGTGCAATAAAAAGATATATAAAATTATCACCGTTTACGGTGATTAGAATTTCTAAAGAGTATATTATACCATGCGCGAACCAGTATTTTGAGGTTGGGTAACTACAATATGGCAATTCATATCCTCAGTAGCATCCTCAATCACTTTAATTATTTCTCCAGGATTATTATCAGTAATAGCATAAGTAGTAGGCCCAAAAGAGCTCATACCAGCACCAGCAGCACCAGCTTCCAGCATAGATTCAATAATTTCACTGATTAAGTTAGGCTGAAGTTTTCTTTCAATCTTTTTAAAGCCAATGTTCTGGATAGCATTTATAGCTTCTCCAAAATCATCCAGATCATGTTCCAAAACAGCAGGCATCATCTTCATCAGGATGATATGGGAAAGAGTTTCAACTTCCCTCAGAGGAATGGGGCAATAATTTTGAAAAATATTGACTTCTTTAGAACCTGAAACCCATTCTTTAGTATCAGGTATGGCCAGAACCAATTTCCAATCTTGGGGAAAATCATAACGTGCAATTAATGGTGGAGGTGATGCATTGGATGCTGAAGAAGGGAGAAAACCTGTTTTTTCTTTTATCTTATGGCCTCCATCCACAATAAACCCCCCATGACTAAAGGCACCAACCCCAATACCGGATGTGCCTCCCCGGCCCACCACCTGACCCATTTTATTAGTTTCCAATTCCAGTTGATGGAGTTCGGTTATTAATTTAGCAGTGGCCAGAGATATTTGGGTACCTGATCCTAGTCCAGAATGGGCCGGATATGTTTTTAATACAGTAAAAACAAAACCACCATCAAGATTAAAGTATTGAATAGTATTTGAGGCAGCTTTTATAATCTTTTGAGTGTATTCCTCCATCAATTTTGAATCCAGATTTTTAGAATCCTCAAAATTTACCTGGATACCCTGATCTATCATTTGAGCTTTGATGACTAATTGGGGGTCTTTGATGGTGATTCCCACCCCACCATCCATTCTACCCCGGGATCCATTTAAATCAATTAGAGTTAAATGTAGTCGGGAATGAGTTTCAATAATCAATTAAACAACCATGATAATTTAATTATCCTTTAAGGGGATAGAAAATTCCTTTTCAACCTCTTGTCGATAAATGGAATTCATTGTGCAGAAGGGTATGATGCGTCCATCAGGTAATGCATAGTGAATAACACATCTTTTTACACGATCTTCATCAAAATTCCAGGGATCCATAAAGTGCATACAAGAAATTAAGAGAGTTTTATGATGGAAATCGCCTAAAGATTTGTAAGATCTGTCTTTAAAAACAGACGTCAGAATGTTTTTAATATCCACTGATTCCGGGGCCTCACTACGATCAATGGTACGGGGTAACTCCAGGGTAGCCCTGGCTACAGATTTTGCTTTACCTGTAATTCCCCCATTTTTAATATCCCCGGTGCTTTTTTCCAGAAGTTCAAAGAACCTGTCCACATCCACAAAACGAGTTATAGGGATTATATCACCATTATCAATGAAAATGTAGGTTGCTGTACCGCAGTGCTGGTGGCAGGTAAAGGTAACCTGGGGTTCATCCTCCAGAACCTGTACAAATTCAGATATGGAATGTACCGAAGAAGCAGGATAGAAATCATCCAGGGCAATTTTAGAGTTAGTCTGTTTTTCAACCATTTTCTGAAAATCAGGTATGGTCACTCTCTGGGCCTCTACCTGATCCGCAGGAGTTCTTCCTGCAAACGAAACAGGCTGGAAATTAACACCACGAATAATATCCAGGTTATCCACTGCAAAACGAATAATATCCCCTATTTGATTATCATTTATCCCTTTTACTATGGTAGGAACTAAAACTATACCTAAAT
This genomic interval carries:
- a CDS encoding tRNA (N(6)-L-threonylcarbamoyladenosine(37)-C(2))-methylthiotransferase produces the protein MKVYIETFGCTFNQADSQIMAGILSTENINVVSNVEDAQVIIINTCYVKHPTEHKVINRIKKIQKDFPEKKLIVGGCMVEIEPDKLSRIAPEAGWIGPHQIQKITQLVKSVLDGKNDHLTGISSGCKAGLPKIRSNPMIHIIQICEGCMGKCTYCCTRFARGGLQSYPSKLIVEEARQAIQEGCVEIQLTAQDTAAYGKDTGEKLSDLINEITALDGNFRLRIGMMHPKSMMDDVEGLIDSFKSNKVYKFIHIPIQSGSNQVLEDMNRCHTVNEYKDIINKFRREIPEITLATDIIVAYPTEDEKAFQHTCDFLKEIKPNFVHLSKYKHRYLAESSNLDEIEFKELKKRSKMIEKIKTEITNQDNLKYIGTIQEVLIVEKGKKGGFIGRTNSYMPVVVKNAKIGEFIHLEISDSTSTYLKASNNG
- a CDS encoding protein-L-isoaspartate(D-aspartate) O-methyltransferase, whose product is MKSELSLPRKELVARLESYGIIRSPSVKKAMETVPREEFLPEEFQSRAYLDQPLPIGEGQTISAPHMVAIISEKLDLKKGMNVLEIGTGFGYNAAIVAEIIGEEGHLYSIERISSLAEVAKKNLKLTGYDKRVTVIVGDGTKGLPAHAPFSRIYVTAGAPDIPESLKNQLEIGGKLIIPVGSSNYNQELIIIDKIGENKFKSKNLGGVAFVPLIGEYGW
- a CDS encoding HVO_0476 family zinc finger protein, with the translated sequence MKCPICGSDSYEVLKSKKETSKSKFIEKLLLKCKECQTVYRNELSHNKPIKFRIIVSEHEKSYKDFVEVYPDELLKVGDVLPLGEIRVEITSLETKKGSRVSKSIVSDLDTIWGSSLDTLARVGISVDFHGRISSYKVEVERDFIFNIGDLVKIENTIFKIKSLKTMDRKMRKGSANAGIIKRIYGRPFKSNTFNQDLTSKIVKSSTLES
- the hacB gene encoding homoaconitase small subunit; translated protein: MEPITGKVWKFGDNIDTDVIIPGRYLRTFSLDDLASHVMEGVRDEFADKVDKGDIIVAEWNFGCGSSREQAPVALKHAGVSAIIARSFARIFYRNAINIGLPVIVADIEVREGEKIQIDLEKGEILNLTTNKTFQIEPFKKFMLEILQNGGLVDHFLQKKP
- a CDS encoding beta-ribofuranosylaminobenzene 5'-phosphate synthase → MIIETHSRLHLTLIDLNGSRGRMDGGVGITIKDPQLVIKAQMIDQGIQVNFEDSKNLDSKLMEEYTQKIIKAASNTIQYFNLDGGFVFTVLKTYPAHSGLGSGTQISLATAKLITELHQLELETNKMGQVVGRGGTSGIGVGAFSHGGFIVDGGHKIKEKTGFLPSSASNASPPPLIARYDFPQDWKLVLAIPDTKEWVSGSKEVNIFQNYCPIPLREVETLSHIILMKMMPAVLEHDLDDFGEAINAIQNIGFKKIERKLQPNLISEIIESMLEAGAAGAGMSSFGPTTYAITDNNPGEIIKVIEDATEDMNCHIVVTQPQNTGSRMV
- the tes gene encoding tetraether lipid synthase Tes produces the protein MVIKKTKSLCPECLKPLDAEVYEEQGKVMIKKECPEHGSFNNVYWSDSDIYRKAEDCDYVGKGLKNPHTDIDKNCPMDCGICPDHESHTILGLIDVTNRCNLKCPVCFANAAVSKYLYEPTYEEIRQMLRNLRSNKPVPTPAIQYAGGEPTIRKDIVDLIKLAKEEGFSHTQIATNGIRLAKRPELAKDLKEAGLNTIYLQFDGITEEPYINNRGKNLLPFKIDAIENCRKANLGIVLVPTIVKGINDNQIGDIIRFAVDNLDIIRGVNFQPVSFAGRTPADQVEAQRVTIPDFQKMVEKQTNSKIALDDFYPASSVHSISEFVQVLEDEPQVTFTCHQHCGTATYIFIDNGDIIPITRFVDVDRFFELLEKSTGDIKNGGITGKAKSVARATLELPRTIDRSEAPESVDIKNILTSVFKDRSYKSLGDFHHKTLLISCMHFMDPWNFDEDRVKRCVIHYALPDGRIIPFCTMNSIYRQEVEKEFSIPLKDN